A DNA window from Labrus mixtus chromosome 4, fLabMix1.1, whole genome shotgun sequence contains the following coding sequences:
- the bicd1a gene encoding protein bicaudal D homolog 1 isoform X5 → MAAGAACGESVDQYRAEVERLTAELAEANREKIRAAECGLVVLEENQALKLKYADLETEQETLRKELEQLQEAFGQAYTNQRKVAEDGETNEETLLQESACKEAYYMDRLLELQTEVTLSRSVASNAQSENERLNALVQELKESNEMLELQRSRMREEIKEYKFRETRLLQDYTELEEENITLQKLVSTLKQSQVEYEGLKHEIKVLEEETVLLNSQLEDALRLKDISEGQLEEALDALKSEREQKNNLRKELAHHISLSDSVYGAGAHLALTVTGVEGLKFPDETNGTNGTNGSAIPAANGNNEDSNRRNGHLHAGTGLAKMNGEFRSGRKGDGLLPVPDLFSELNLSEMQKLKQQLLQVECEKAALLMNLQESQTQLQHTQGALSEQSERVHRLTERVNTMKCLNGDKELDDPRESEKPDGGSISPPTNGHHDPDIHGFQILECKYKVAVTEVIDLKAELKVLKEKYNQAVEGQGDGHSDDRAHALTEQVTHLERSYRESRERVASLEAELRAATSTTTESQGMLNAAQDELVTFSEELAQLYHHVCLCNNETPNRVMLDYYRQSRITRNGSLKGSDDPRALLSPRLARRLAAASAACSSDSPRSPMDSPSKDAHHSETSTHMADSSSCHSSPTRNPPGSPSISISPCPSPVPSEGGGDLRKEPMNIYNLNAIIRDQIKHLQRAVDRSLQLSRQRAAARELAPMLDKDKELCMEEILKLKSLLSTKREQIATLRLVLKANKQTAEVALANLKSKYENEKAMVTETMMKLRNELKALKEDAATFSSLRAMFATRCDEYVTQLDEMQRQLAAAEDEKKTLNSLLRMAIQQKLALTQRLEDLEFDHEQTYRGRGAKVPKIKSSPPKIVSSLLPQYRHSPHN, encoded by the exons gCGTTTGGCCAGGCTTACACCAACCAGCGTAAGGTGGCAGAGGACGGGGAGACCAATGAGGAGACGTTGCTGCAGGAGTCGGCCTGTAAGGAGGCGTACTACATGGACCGTCTGCTGGAGCTGCAGACGGAGGTGACGCTGAGTCGCTCTGTGGCGTCCAACGCCCAGTCTGAGAACGAGAGGCTTAACGCACTCGTGCAGGAGCTGAAAGAG AGTAACGAGATGTTGGAGCTGCAGCGGAGCAGGATGAGGGAGGAGATCAAGGAGTACAAGTTCAGAGAGACCCGGCTGCTCCAGGATTACAccgagctggaggaggagaacatcACTCTGCAGAAGCTGGTGTCCACCCTCAAGCAGAGCCAG GTGGAGTACGAGGGACTGAAACACGAGATAAAGGTTTTAGAGGAGGAGACCGTTCTTCTCAACAGCCAGCTGGAGGACGCGCTACGCCTGAAGGACATTTCTGAGGGTCAGCTGGAGGAGGCTCTGGACGCCCTGAAGAGCGAGCGTGAGCAGAAGAACAATCTGAGGAAGGAGCTGGCCCACCACATCAGCCTGAGTGACAGCGTCTACGGGGCGGGGGCCCATCTGGCGCTCACTGTCACCGGGGTCGAGGGTCTCAAGTTCCCGGATGAGACGAACGGGACCAACGGGACCAACGGCAGCGCAATCCCTGCTGCTAACGGCAACAATGAGGACAGCAACCGCCGCAACGGCCACCTCCACGCTGGCACCGGATTGGCTAAGATGAACGGGGAGTTTAGATCAGGCAGGAAAGGAGACGGCCTGCTTCCTGTGCCTGACCTGTTCAGTGAGCTCAACCTGTCGGAGATGCAGAAGCTCAAACAGCAGCTGCTACAG GTGGAGTGTGAGAAGGCGGCGCTGCTCATGAACCTGCAGGAGTCCCAGACGCAGCTGCAGCACACGCAGGGCGCCCTGAGTGAGCAGAGCGAGCGAGTCCATCGCCTCACAGAGCGCGTCAACACCATGAAGTGTCTGAACGGAGACAAAGAGCTCGATGACCCGCGGGAGAGTGAGAAGCCTGACGGCGGCTCCATATCGCCGCCAACCAACGGTCACCATGATCCTGATATCCACGGGTTCCAGATCCTGGAGTGTAAGTACAAGGTGGCGGTGACTGAGGTGATCGACCTGAAGGCAGAGCTCAAAGTCCTGAAGGAGAAGTACAACCAGGCTGTGGAGGGTCAGGGAGACGGCCACAGTGACGACAGGGCCCACGCTCTCACTGAGCAG GTAACTCATTTGGAGCGCAGTTATCGGGAGAGCAGGGAGAGGGTGGCGAGCCTGGAGGCAGAGCTGCGAGCAGCCACGAGCACGACCACAGAGAGTCAGGGCATGCTGAACGCAGCACAGGATGAGCTGGTCACCTTCAGTGAGGAGCTGGCTCAGCTCTATCACCACGTCTGTCTGTGCAACAACGAGACACCGAACCGCGTCATGCTGGACTACTACCGACAGAGTCGCATCACACGCAACGGCAGCCTGAAGGGCTCAGACGACCCGCGGGCTCTGCTCTCACCTCGCCTGGCGCGTCGTCTCGCAGCAGCGTCCGCAGCCTGCTCCTCCGACTCGCCGCGCAGTCCCATGGACTCGCCATCCAAAGACGCGCATCACAGTGAGACATCGACACACATGGCAGACTCTTCATCGTGCCATAGCAGCCCCACACGCAACCCCCCAGGCTCCCCATCCATCAGCATCTCTCCCTGCCCGTCTCCAGTGCCCTCAGAGGGCGGCGGGGACCTGCGGAAGGAGCCAATGAACATCTACAACCTGAACGCCATCATCAGGGACCAGATCAAACACCTGCAGAGGGCTGTAGACCGCTCGCTGCAGCTGTCCAGGCAGAGGGCCGCAGCCAGGGAGCTGGCTCCGATGCTTGACAAGGACAAAGAGTTGTGCATGGAGGAGATCCTCAAACTGAAGTCCTTACTCAGCACCAAGAGGGAGCAGATAGCCACACTCAGGCTGGTGCTGAAGGCCAACAAACAG ACAGCAGAGGTTGCCCTGGCAAACTTGAAAAGTAAGTATGAGAATGAAAAGGCGATGGTGACTGAGACCATGATGAAGCTGAGGAACGAGCTGAAGGCTCTGAAAGAAGACGCCGCCACCTTCTCGTCTCTCAGGGCCATGTTTGCCACAAG ATGTGACGAGTATGTTACACAGCTGGATGAGATGCAGAGGCAGCTGGCGGCGGCAGAGGATGAGAAAAAGACGTTGAACTCCCTCCTCCGGATGGCCATCCAGCAGAAACTGGCCCTGACCCAGCGGCTGGAGGATCTAGAGTTTGACCACGAGCAGACCTACCGAGGCCGCGGCGCTAAAGTGCCCAAGATAAAAAGCAGCCCGCCCAAA ATTGTCAGCAGCCTGCTGCCTCAGTACCGTCACTCTCCCCACAACTAA